The genomic DNA attacctgtgattgtccctttaattgactgcacggctgccagctcctccgtgatttgaaagtctgcagttatcccacgtaagaagatgagcagctgggcggtgtcacgtacatcgcagctctcatccaaagccagcgaaaaacagtcaaagtcggccgttctgtttttcagctgaagctcccaagtttccagcgatggtctcaacccgcctcgttacagtgcggcgggagagtgacacgttctcgaATGCGCCCCTCTTTTACGCGCATAtcggcgcaacagagtccaataagcactccttaataaactctccgtcagaaaacgccttactttttctggcgattttgtgagaaatgacgaaacagttttaccatcaacgcatcagcctcccttgcgcgctccatcagacagattccggtatttttcctcgtgcttcgtcgtgtagtggcgattcaaatgatattctttaaacacagcaacctgtgtaccacaaattaagcacacggctttacctttaatttctgtaaagaaatacttggcagtccatgtcttgttgaaaacacgccattcgtcatcaacttttctctttttagtagggatgtcagataatggctttttgccgatatccgatattccgatattgtccaactctttaattaccgataccgatatcaaccgataccgatatatacagtcgtggaattaacacattattatgcctaatttggacaaccaggtatggtgaagataaggttgtttttttttaaaaataagatagataaataaattaaaaacattttcttgaatacaaaagaaagtaaaacaatataaaaacagttacatagaaactagtaattaatgaaaatgagtaaaattaactgttaaaggttagtattattagtggaccagcagcacgcacaatcatgtgtgcttacggactgtatcccttgcagactgtattgatatatgttgatatataatgtaggaaccagaatattaataacagaaagaaacaacccttttgtgtgaatgagtgtaaatgggggagggagttttttttgggttggtgcactaattgtaagtatatcttatgttttctatgttgatttaataaaaaaaaaaataaataaataaacgatactgataataaaaaaaacgataccgataatttccgatattacattttaaagcatttatcggccgataatatcggcctgacatctctactttttagcgtgagctgacatctcgggggtaaccgggcatcacttgtcgctgtgcaccttcactcacatacgtccataaataacactttttcaaaataaaagcagcacagttgtattgcacgcacgacatagatgttttttaaaatttattttgtcatttgtgattgccgccgttcacattcactcacaatcacacacgagcacacgtccacacggaagtaatacaaataacgcttttcaaaacaaaagcagcaccgttgtattgcacactcgatatagatacttttttaaatgtattttgtaatttatgattggcctcacgcgggccggatgtggcccgcgggccgcataatgcccaggtctgtattaGTCCAAGCAATATTAATATGGGCTGCTTTGCAGCATGTGAATGGGTGCTTAGCAGCAGGCCCATATTGATCAATATGAATGTATTAATATTTACACGTCTCCTTTAAAGGACTACTTGGACATGGTGGGTCTGTCGGCCATGTTTCCACGTGTGGAGGTGTTTCTCATTCAAGGCAGCCCTGTGGACATGCTGGAGAGGCCGCCGATGGACGGTAAGGGTGGGACTCAAGGAAATTggcttttgatattttttttcatattaatAACCATGAACACAACTCACTGGAGCCACCTTAGCACAATGATTAACATACAAAACTTTTGAATTTACATCTACAACATGCTGGAAACACATTTTTCCGTAAGAAataatggaaaaataaaaatgtgttcatgAAAGCAACGAAACAATGAAGATGACAGGTTCAggcaccgctgtttccaaaggacaaaggtcgcaaaaacgttcacagaaaaggttgtaaaaaaattcacaggaaaggtcagttcaaaaagagttcgtaaaatagttcaaaaagaggtccataaaatagttcaaaaagagtttgtctggaaattgggcagatcctgtcatctctccgctctgaagtccttgggccagaacaacatccttctgttgattaccatacatgagagaaaacagaaaacccttctctttgtttttaatgtctattttctattttctgctggatctgctCTCTAttgtatgctgctgctgtcacatatactgtaatattgtacatggtcattggtatatattgtattaatgttatagacataatataatatatccagtgtttcccacacattcatttatttgtggcggcccgccacgaaagaattaaggccgccacaaaaaaactttttttttattttttattttattttatttattttttttcctgtccagcttctcaggcaaatcatatagttgatgtagatgcccatatcggctgttcagatttactttacaaaagagaagtgtaggatcaagatttttggagctctttgttcagtggatcagatgtttgatgaagctctgtgtctatctaccaccactactgttttctgtttattttgttactgactgtggcaggacacctctgcctctgtttcactttatgttgctggtaaataatatggttgtagtagtaggctaaagttcaattatttagtatgcactaattaaaggggcagagctttaagagacattttagcttttatatttttataagatatattttttgtaagaaccacaattaataaatatatttcagtgaataacttattgttcaaatctgtatataaatatgtacataaagtgttgtaattatattgtaaaatggatggatggatggacgtttaaaacaaaactgttattattaattagtaagtatacatttttttagcctttttagagaaaatcatatcattgtagtaaattatgcaaattactcgatgatgtcatggtaaccacgcccataaccacgcccatagccacgcccccaccgccacaggtatcttggcagtttatgggaaacactgatatctgtatatataatatgctgtgcacatattatatatatattcgtatatatgttcgatttttttatcgctatattagtctatttatacctgcattgtcctttccatccttacactttccatcattgtaactgagctactgtgttgaacaatttcccttgtggatcattaaagttagagacatgcacctggggataggttgattggcaacactaaattggccgtaatgtgtgaatgttgtctgtctatctgtgttggccctgcgatgaggtggcgacttgtccagggtgtaccccgccttccgcccgaatgcagctgagataggctccagcaccccccacgaccccgaacgggccaagcggtagaaaatggatggatggatggatcattaaagtttgtctaagtctaagtctctagtgtggctctcccccttacacagtggagttttacgagccttactcttggtaggcctcaaagacagcccctgtccttttgcctggaactcatttcaacacaaagttttttgtgataacttacaaacaattattctaacagattTTATttcgtattttatttttatttttattgttaaatacacCCAGTAGTGGAGCCAATTGACATACAaacacaggcctggccctaaccaatctggcgccctaggcaagattttaggtggcgcccccccacatcggcagtgaagtgtatatactcacaagaaaccgaatagctttgtctttgacctttttttttttacttaaagaaagcaaattaacatattatatgagaatgttatgttatgattatctttaaccgaatcacagcagtgctcaaattaaaaaacagcattccctctcatgtgatattgcttaattaacattaatgatgtgcactttaacaactagtcttacaactatacctaatatataaaagggtggaaaagtgactattacctgcagggcaaacattagctaaccagaaggcaataacaatgtaaacaaaaaacacctgcttaaaagatttaatacaaatgtccctgaggaatgtaaggtggtagtactgtaattacctaacgttacattattattttccataacaatttagccccctctacaatattaacccgacgttaaaacataactagctatttattgattagcaattgccgaatcatgtaacattagcttaatgctaaaaagccaggttactatcacattctctaacagacaaataatttcatgtaggctaacgttacctacctgctacctctgtctttttctcgtttctcctcctcttcttttctattttttcttccctgggcacctgacagttttggccgttttgacatcttgtgttgattttttgatgtggtgacgtacaaaaagagtcatgatacgggaagggaggggggcgcaccgtgcggggggaggggggggcgcataatattgtaacaaataatatttctattaaataggctttactttgcattttaattaacgtgggattattttttgttacttgttgGACATCAACAAATGCTTTCAACTCAACTGGATGGTGCGTTTTAAGTGGTAAACTTTACACTCCATTCCCGGCTTAACAGACTACCCTTTCACACGGCTCTCACATTACCCCTGAAGGTGGAAAATTGTCGTGTCTACTTTGTTCATTCAAAGCAGGAAACCATTTGAAAGGCAGAAACATCTCAGCTTTGCACAATGTAGTGATTGCAGCAACATCGCCACGTTTGCCTTTCACACAGAACCCACAAAGCTAAATGATATTAAAGCAAGTGcataaaatacaaaacccaaatccagtgaagttgtcacgttgtgtaaatggtaaataaaaacagaatacaatgatttgcaaatccttttcaacttatattcgattgaatagactgcaaagacaagatatttaatgttcgaactgagaaagttattttttttgtgcaaataatcattaacttggaattcaatggcagcaacacatttcaaaaaaagttggcacaggggcatttttaccactgtgttacatggcctttccttttaacaacactcagtaaacgtttgggaactgaggagacacatttttgaagcttttcaggtggaattatttcccattccagtgtttcccataaactgccaagatacctgtggcggtgggggcgtggctatgggcgtggtcaccatgatataatcgagtaatttgcataatttactacaatgatttgattttctctaaaaaggctaaaaaaatgtatacttactaattaataataacagttttgttttaaacgtccatccatccatccattttacaatataattacaacactttatgtacatatttatatacagatttgaacaataagttattcactgaaatatatttattaattgtggttcttacaaaaaatatatcatataaaatataaaagctaaaatgtctcaaagctctgcccctttaattagtgcatactaaataatttaactttagcctactactacaaccatattatttaccagcaacataaagtgaaacagaggcagaggtgtcctgccacagtcagtaacaaataaacagaaaacagtagtggtggtagatagacacagagcttcatcaaacatctgatccactgaacaaagagctccaaaaatcttgaactttagactgccatcagttttactccctacacttaaccatgtgtttcctactgcctgcagactttgcaccctttgttatatacacatgttgtgtttctaatataaatacatttaataaagtcaaatacaaataaggcaacaagagaagtatcctacacttctcttttgtaaagtaaatctgaacagccgatatgggcatctacatcaactatatgatttgcctgagaagctggagagaacaaaaaatgttttattttttttttaaatttttaatttaatttatttatttttaaaaaaaatttttatttgtggcggacgtaattctttcgtggcgggccgccacaaataaatgaatgtgtgggaaaccctgcattcttccttgatgtacagcttaagtattttaggcttcataatgcgctacacattttcaacgggagacaggtctggactacaggcaggccagtctagtacccgcactcttttactatgaagccaagctgttgtaacacgtgccttagcattgtcttgctgaaataagcaggggcgtccatgataacgttgtatGTTGCACTGCTAGCCGATGCATCTCTTGCAGACTACTGGTCGCACATCGGCAAACTGAATCAGATCTTGGTGCTGAGTCAGCAGCTGGAGGAGGACATCCGCCACCTGGGAAGTCATAAGTACATCGCCCACCAGCTCTCTGTTCTATACGTAAGGAGAATGGCTCACACGTGCGTCACCAGCTATTAGACCTGACTTCACTGCCTTGTTTTGCAGCAAGTAGTCAGCTCCTTCCGAGGAGTCCAGCTTTTCACGGAGACCAAGAAGGACATAGAAGCCAACTTCAAGCACATGAAGCAGTCTCTGGTGGTGGAGGACGGTTCCAGGCATGAGCCTCAGCTGGCTGCTCATTACATCGACTGGTGAGTTCAAGTGTCCTCGTGTATCAACACCGGTCCATTAGAATAAAATAACGTACGTTTCTTGGTGTAGGATACTGGAAGTCACTCACGGTTTGACGTCGGCGGTGTTGTCGTTACCGGACGAGCTGGCGGACGACATTCACCAGGCCGTGGCCTTCATGTCCCAGTTTGCGTCTTGATGTTGTGGACCACCTACAAAGGGACTGAGtttttaataattaatgacacGGTGCTACGCCATTGGACAGCGGGTTGAAAGACGCCATGTAATTGACAACTTTACTATATAATGCTTTGACCTCAGTTATGGATGCTTTTTATACCTCTAGTGTCACAATACATTTGAATGCAATAGATGACGTGTGTCTGTTTTTAGTACTTATTTGAAACTTCAACGCAGGAAatgacatataccgtatttttcggactataagtcgcagtttttttcatagtttggccgggggtgcgacttatactcaggagcgacttatgtgtgaaattattaacacgggAAAACTTCCACTTTATCAACACGCAGATTCTCATTTTGCATGTCCCCCCCCCCAAACAAATCAAGAAAAATCATGCATTTTATAACCtcgataaaataaaaagtaaaaatatttacatttctaCCGAAGAAAAATCATGCATTTTATAacctcaataaaataaaataaaaagtacaaataTTTACATTTCTACCAAAGAAAAGTCATGCATTTGATAACCTTGatttataaagaaaaaaatatatatatacactaccgttcaaaagtttggggtcacattatttttgaaggaaaagcgctgctttaaactagtcttaacttgaaagaaatacactctatacattgctaatgtggtaaatgactattctagctgcaaatgtctggtttttggtgcaatatctacataggtgtatagaggcccatttccagcaactatcactccagtgttctaatggtacaatgtgtttgctcattggctcagaaggctaattgatgattagaaaacccttgtgcaatcatgttcacacatctgaaaacagtttagctcgttacagaagctacaaaactgaccttcctttgagcagattgagtttctggagcatcacatttgtggggtcaattaaacactcaaaatggccagaaaaagagaactttcatctgaaactcgacagtctattcttgttcttagaaatgaaggctattccacaaaattgtttgggtgaccccaaacttttgaacggtagtgtatatatatttaatatgactactaccgtatttttcggactataagtcgcagttttttgcatagtttggccgggggtgcgacttatactcaggagcgacttatgtgtgaaattattaacacattagcgtaaaatatcaaataatattatttatctcattcacgtaagagactagacgtataagatttcatgggatttagcgattaggagtgacagattgtttggtaaacgtatagcatgttctatatgttatagttatttgaatgactcttaccataatatgttacgttaacataccaggcacgttctcagttggttatttatgcctcatataacgtacacttattcagcctgttgttcactattctttatttatttgaaattgcctttcaaatgtctattcttggtgttggcttttatcaaatacatttccccaaaaaatgcgacttatactccagtgcgacttatatatgtttttttccttctttattatgcattttcggcaggtgcgatttatactctggtgcgacttatactccgaaaaatacggtattaccaAAAACAGAAGCAGTTTTGTTAAGGTAGGAAGtttacaattataataataatactaataaataataattgatagCATCAGAGAAAAAGTTTTTCCAATGTTATTGTTGTGAACGAGTCGAGTCTTTTGTTTGCGagctattttaataaaaaattgccCAGGCATGTTGTAAATTAGTTCACACCAGGTAGACTAGTATAATTTTGCATTCAATTTTTTTATCGTgtcaattattttatatattatttgtatagTTTTTTGTACATTTGATCACAAAAGTTTTAATGAGCTCATTGTCAACGAATATGGATGCGATATGGCAACACTTTATGGCATGTTTACAAAGAcaaaaatcaaattaaattattgtttcagaataattcccacaaATTGTGTATACTGTTTAAGTTTAAATTAGTTGATGTAAATCTCACAACTTCTACCTTTGACTGTGTCCttgattttaaaaaagtattttgaaCGGCTATTTGAAAGGAACGGTTCCTTTAAGAGCCAACATtccataaatcccatctctaaAAGTTACCTGAATGCAGCACAACTCACACAATCCCTTCTGACCAAGCTGTGGGGGGGGAGGGCCTTAACTGTGATTGACATATCCAACAGTCCAATCACAAAACTGAATCTTGGTCTTGCAGCCAATCAAGACCGGTTTGGCTGTCCAGTAAACTTGACTGTGAGAGCGAAAGAAAGGTGTAGGAGATCCACCCAAACGTTTGTATTATTTGGTGCTTAtaagtttaaataaaaataagacaCAAACGGAGTCTCGCCGACAAATGGACCGCTACGGTTACGGTAAGTTTCAACAGTTTTTAAAAATGTCGGTCACGTCTTGAGTTGTTGAGGGTAAATAACACGAAGCTACATTATAAACATGTTTCATTCTGGGATGGTATGTTTAAGCTAGTTTGGTGTATATCTAATTGGTCTCTAAAGCGTTAATTTCCCTTGAACAAAACATCACTCTACCGAAGTGTCCAACAACAAAGTGCTCCGTTCTTGTAAAACTGTTGAGCTCCATTTGATGTGTAGAGCAGCAAATGGTAACACAAGTTACCCCAAgtcaagcagtgtttttcaaccactgtgccgcggcacactagtgttccgtgagatacagtctggtgtgccgtgggagatctagtttcacctatttgggttaaaaatattttttgcaaaccagtaattatagtctgcacattatgtgttgttgttgagtgttggtgctgtctagagctcggcagagtaaccgtgtaatactcttccatatcagtaggtggcagccggtagctaattgcgttgtagatgtcggtaaacagcgggaggcagtgtgcaggtaaaaaggtgtctaatgcttaaaccaaaaataaacaaaaggtgagggcccctaagaaaatgcattgaagcttagggaaggctatgcagaagaaaactaaaactgaactggctacaaagtaaacaaaaaccgaatgctggacgacagcaaagacttactctggagcaaagacggcgtccacaaagtacatccgaacatgacatgacaatcaacaatgtccccacaaagaaggataaacacaactgaaatattcttgattgttaaaacaaagcaggtgttggGAGTAgtggtagtgatgggttgatgaggcgtcaattaagcgtttcgacacattgcaaaactgcattgatactgtgtcactaaatactgacatctgctggacgttaaaaatccctacaggcaacctatggaccgactcaactgacactgattttaagacctagtatatacaataatataaaccaagtcattgtatttcatttaggattatttaatatcttcatttaaataaaaatat from Entelurus aequoreus isolate RoL-2023_Sb linkage group LG10, RoL_Eaeq_v1.1, whole genome shotgun sequence includes the following:
- the si:ch211-218d20.15 gene encoding uncharacterized protein si:ch211-218d20.15 isoform X2, which translates into the protein MAGCASEPLCQPCVYHEEAFKVELQVKRPLVPLHLTPEQVALEMLCLCGQLDLLIRAQMQEEQIGQGCNPEESDTFQAGGSNILDQMLQCLEHLPKPMPQLEDYLDMVGLSAMFPRVEVFLIQGSPVDMLERPPMDDYWSHIGKLNQILVLSQQLEEDIRHLGSHKYIAHQLSVLYQVVSSFRGVQLFTETKKDIEANFKHMKQSLVVEDGSRHEPQLAAHYIDWILEVTHGLTSAVLSLPDELADDIHQAVAFMSQFAS
- the si:ch211-218d20.15 gene encoding uncharacterized protein si:ch211-218d20.15 isoform X1, whose translation is MAGCASEPLCQPCVYHEEAFKVELQVKRPLVPLHLTPEQVALEMLCLCGQLDLLIRAQMQEFQEQIGQGCNPEESDTFQAGGSNILDQMLQCLEHLPKPMPQLEDYLDMVGLSAMFPRVEVFLIQGSPVDMLERPPMDDYWSHIGKLNQILVLSQQLEEDIRHLGSHKYIAHQLSVLYQVVSSFRGVQLFTETKKDIEANFKHMKQSLVVEDGSRHEPQLAAHYIDWILEVTHGLTSAVLSLPDELADDIHQAVAFMSQFAS
- the si:ch211-218d20.15 gene encoding uncharacterized protein si:ch211-218d20.15 isoform X3: MIKTLALHLRQPALICPAHQHPCSPAFQRLTARRRTSPDHPCGGRLASASASAIQFQEQIGQGCNPEESDTFQAGGSNILDQMLQCLEHLPKPMPQLEDYLDMVGLSAMFPRVEVFLIQGSPVDMLERPPMDDYWSHIGKLNQILVLSQQLEEDIRHLGSHKYIAHQLSVLYQVVSSFRGVQLFTETKKDIEANFKHMKQSLVVEDGSRHEPQLAAHYIDWILEVTHGLTSAVLSLPDELADDIHQAVAFMSQFAS